One window of the Chryseotalea sp. WA131a genome contains the following:
- a CDS encoding PD40 domain-containing protein — MKYLLLVFVSIVFRQAYSQTGSEIFLFNVKSEKGNITLSNPRNITNHKGYDNQPSFHRTEPLVYYSSFNDDGRADIKIYNYKTKSTSNLTKTQEREYSPTLTPDGKYVSCIIQRDNNAQDLGMYPIGGGNPAVLINHLVVGYHAWLDADRILLFVLGEPQTLRLHNIRTEEDKTLTERIGRSLHRIPTKNAMSFVKKTTDAEWSVMQLDNETLTITKLIDTLPQREDLCWTPDGKLLMSDGAKLFIIDPYGDKQWKEMMWPEGAKELKGITRVAMNEKGDKLTVVVAE; from the coding sequence ATGAAATATTTGCTTCTGGTCTTTGTTTCCATCGTTTTCAGGCAGGCTTATAGTCAAACTGGCTCCGAAATTTTCCTCTTCAATGTAAAATCGGAAAAAGGAAACATCACCCTTTCCAATCCACGAAACATCACCAACCATAAAGGGTACGATAATCAACCTTCGTTTCACCGCACTGAGCCGTTGGTCTATTATTCATCCTTTAATGACGATGGCCGAGCGGATATTAAAATCTATAATTACAAAACCAAAAGCACATCCAATCTTACAAAAACACAAGAGCGGGAATACTCACCCACCCTCACCCCCGATGGAAAATATGTTTCGTGCATCATTCAACGCGATAACAATGCACAAGATTTGGGTATGTACCCCATTGGAGGAGGCAACCCAGCGGTATTGATTAATCACTTGGTTGTTGGCTACCATGCGTGGCTGGACGCTGACCGAATACTGCTTTTTGTATTGGGCGAACCACAAACGCTCCGCCTGCACAATATTAGAACGGAAGAAGATAAAACACTCACCGAGAGAATAGGACGCTCGTTGCACCGCATCCCCACTAAAAATGCCATGAGCTTTGTAAAGAAGACAACCGATGCAGAATGGTCGGTGATGCAATTGGATAACGAAACCCTCACCATCACCAAATTGATTGATACCTTACCTCAACGCGAAGATTTATGCTGGACACCCGATGGCAAATTGTTGATGAGTGATGGAGCCAAATTATTTATCATCGATCCGTACGGAGACAAACAATGGAAAGAAATGATGTGGCCAGAAGGAGCAAAAGAATTAAAAGGCATTACCCGCGTGGCGATGAATGAGAAGGGAGATAAATTGACGGTGGTGGTAGCGGAATAA
- a CDS encoding DNA cytosine methyltransferase gives MRLTEQISIDEFDGKRFKIRLVEPADNYKALITHYLHNIRNGVSKHYKRDALKILKKYVSYKVEEENLPLVAENALQQLLFEVENVPFPTPQNYSFKFIDLFAGIGGFRLALQNLGGKCVFTSEWDKEAQKTYRANFGEVPFGDITKEQVKNYIPNGFDLLCAGFPCQAFSIAGKRGGFDDTRGTLFFDVAEIIKRKKPKAIFLENVKGLKNHDKGKTLATILNVLRNDLDYFVPEPQIINAKDFGVPQNRERIYIVGFHKSTGVKEFSYPKPLRKKVKFSDIKEKKVVPTKYYLSNQYVQTLINHKARHEGKGNGFGYEIIPDDGIANAIVVGGMGRERNLVVDNRITDFTPTTHIKGEVNRKGIRKMTPKEWAKLQGFPDEFIIPVADASAYKQFGNSVAVPAIEATAKEVLTRILKR, from the coding sequence ATGAGATTGACCGAACAAATTAGTATTGATGAATTTGACGGAAAACGTTTCAAAATCAGACTTGTAGAGCCAGCCGACAACTACAAAGCGCTAATTACTCATTACTTGCACAACATTAGAAATGGGGTTTCAAAGCATTATAAAAGAGATGCATTAAAAATTCTCAAGAAGTATGTTAGCTATAAAGTCGAAGAAGAGAATTTACCCCTAGTAGCTGAGAACGCCTTACAGCAGCTTCTTTTTGAAGTAGAAAATGTCCCATTTCCTACTCCGCAAAACTACAGTTTTAAGTTCATTGACTTGTTTGCTGGCATTGGCGGTTTCAGACTGGCTTTACAAAACCTTGGCGGTAAATGTGTATTCACAAGTGAGTGGGACAAAGAAGCGCAAAAAACATATAGAGCTAACTTTGGAGAAGTTCCATTCGGTGACATTACAAAAGAGCAAGTAAAAAATTATATCCCAAACGGCTTCGATTTACTATGCGCTGGTTTCCCATGCCAAGCATTTTCTATTGCTGGCAAACGTGGTGGTTTTGACGACACGAGAGGAACATTGTTTTTTGACGTAGCAGAAATTATTAAACGCAAAAAACCTAAAGCAATATTTTTAGAGAATGTAAAGGGGTTAAAAAATCACGACAAAGGGAAAACGCTTGCAACAATTTTAAATGTTTTGAGAAACGACTTAGACTATTTTGTTCCCGAGCCTCAAATAATTAATGCGAAAGACTTTGGTGTCCCTCAAAACAGAGAACGAATCTATATTGTAGGCTTTCATAAGAGCACAGGTGTTAAAGAATTTAGCTACCCTAAGCCACTAAGGAAAAAAGTAAAATTCTCGGACATCAAAGAAAAGAAAGTTGTTCCTACAAAGTATTATCTCTCCAACCAGTACGTCCAAACTTTAATAAATCACAAGGCTAGGCATGAAGGAAAAGGAAATGGGTTTGGCTATGAGATTATTCCAGATGATGGAATTGCGAACGCGATTGTAGTCGGAGGTATGGGAAGAGAACGCAATTTGGTTGTTGACAATCGGATTACGGATTTTACTCCGACAACCCACATTAAAGGTGAAGTAAATAGAAAAGGCATTAGGAAAATGACGCCTAAAGAATGGGCGAAACTTCAAGGCTTTCCTGATGAGTTTATAATTCCCGTTGCTGATGCATCTGCGTATAAGCAATTTGGTAATTCGGTCGCTGTTCCAGCAATTGAAGCTACGGCAAAAGAAGTTCTAACAAGAATACTGAAAAGATAA
- a CDS encoding amidohydrolase: protein MNKLVMLLVLLSIAASAQVNPKLQAKLDQEAKDIEPKLIEWRRHFHQYPELSNQEVKTGKKIAEFLKSLGMDVKYPVAKTGVVGLLKGGKPGPVVALRADMDALPVTERNALPFISKERAQFNGQETGVMHACGHDSHMAILMSVAEILSKNKAELKGSVKFIFQPAEEGAPASDGTSGAELMIQEGVMENPKVDAVFGLHIQSLLPSGKIAYRAEGLMAAVDGLQIKVTGKGAHGATPWDGVDPIYVASQIVTGLQGVVSRQTELTKAGVVVTIGSIHGGNRGNIIPETVLMDGTIRTFDDKMQKKLHEKIKLTVAKIAEANGATAEATITRGYPVTYNNPALTQQMAATLARVAGEQNIIITEAVTMAEDFSFFQQKAPGVFIFLGAYPADMNLEKRPVHHTADFMIDEKSFVTGVKALVGLTVDYMYGKK from the coding sequence ATGAACAAACTCGTCATGTTGTTGGTGTTGCTCTCCATTGCAGCTTCTGCGCAAGTCAATCCCAAACTACAAGCTAAACTCGACCAAGAAGCTAAAGATATAGAACCCAAATTGATAGAATGGCGCAGACATTTTCATCAATACCCTGAGCTTTCAAACCAAGAAGTAAAAACCGGAAAGAAGATAGCGGAGTTTTTGAAATCGTTGGGAATGGATGTAAAATACCCGGTGGCAAAAACCGGAGTGGTGGGTTTGTTGAAAGGCGGTAAGCCCGGCCCCGTAGTGGCCTTGCGTGCCGACATGGATGCTCTGCCTGTGACCGAGCGAAATGCATTGCCCTTTATTTCGAAAGAGCGGGCTCAATTCAACGGACAAGAAACAGGTGTGATGCATGCCTGCGGGCACGATAGCCACATGGCCATACTCATGAGCGTGGCAGAAATACTATCCAAGAACAAAGCGGAATTGAAAGGCTCTGTAAAATTTATTTTCCAGCCAGCCGAAGAAGGCGCACCTGCCAGCGATGGCACCAGTGGGGCCGAGTTGATGATACAAGAAGGCGTGATGGAAAACCCAAAAGTAGATGCGGTGTTTGGCTTGCACATTCAATCGCTGTTGCCCAGTGGAAAAATCGCCTACCGTGCTGAAGGGCTGATGGCCGCGGTAGATGGTTTACAAATAAAAGTGACGGGCAAAGGCGCACACGGTGCAACCCCTTGGGACGGTGTGGATCCAATCTATGTAGCCAGTCAAATTGTGACAGGGCTGCAAGGGGTTGTGAGCCGACAAACTGAATTGACAAAGGCGGGTGTAGTGGTGACGATCGGAAGCATACACGGAGGCAACCGTGGCAACATCATTCCTGAAACGGTTTTGATGGACGGCACCATTCGCACCTTTGACGACAAGATGCAGAAAAAACTGCACGAGAAAATAAAACTTACTGTTGCTAAAATTGCAGAAGCTAACGGAGCAACGGCCGAGGCCACCATTACACGCGGCTATCCGGTTACGTACAACAATCCTGCGCTCACGCAGCAAATGGCAGCAACGCTGGCGCGCGTGGCGGGTGAGCAAAACATCATCATTACTGAAGCCGTGACAATGGCCGAAGATTTTTCGTTCTTCCAACAAAAAGCACCAGGAGTATTTATTTTTCTTGGCGCTTACCCTGCCGATATGAATTTGGAAAAGCGTCCCGTGCACCACACGGCCGATTTTATGATTGATGAAAAATCGTTTGTCACAGGCGTGAAGGCGTTGGTGGGGTTGACGGTGGATTATATGTATGGGAAGAAGTGA
- a CDS encoding Rieske 2Fe-2S domain-containing protein: protein MEWIKVFSSNGEMCERLKEGAPQHLMVNGQSICMVLWKGELRAVENKCPHNGESLSKGKINYLGEVICPLHGYRFNLKNGREAGERCRDAETFPVNENDEGVFVGL, encoded by the coding sequence ATGGAGTGGATAAAGGTATTTTCAAGCAATGGCGAAATGTGCGAGCGATTGAAAGAAGGAGCGCCACAACACCTGATGGTGAATGGCCAATCCATTTGCATGGTACTTTGGAAAGGTGAATTGCGAGCAGTTGAAAACAAATGCCCACACAATGGCGAATCGCTGAGCAAGGGAAAAATCAATTATTTAGGCGAAGTGATTTGCCCGTTGCACGGCTATCGATTTAATCTGAAAAACGGGAGAGAAGCAGGTGAGCGCTGCCGCGATGCGGAGACCTTTCCCGTGAACGAAAATGATGAAGGAGTTTTTGTAGGTTTGTAG
- a CDS encoding TIGR04255 family protein — MSKLPQAPLIEVIFELRWTITPQETQEIQYLHGDLYPLIKDEYPFRETLQTFPIEFLLNAPTHRFRKAANDYPLVQIGPGLLTINTIDSKYFWEDYEEKILDAIGKLQKVYTFKESHSIRLVLQYIDLVNFDFEREDIISFLKENLNVVVSQEFYSQKPVTKGLAINFIFENELGTLNVSFNRGKNLKNEEGIAIQTNITSHEVNVRTMDVKNWLEKAHELCSQLFKQMTKGKLYKEFSLKS, encoded by the coding sequence ATGAGCAAACTACCACAAGCGCCATTAATAGAGGTAATTTTCGAACTAAGGTGGACCATTACGCCACAAGAGACTCAGGAAATACAATATTTACATGGCGATTTATACCCACTTATAAAGGATGAGTACCCATTTCGTGAGACACTTCAAACTTTTCCCATAGAGTTTCTGTTAAATGCCCCGACACACAGATTTCGCAAAGCGGCTAATGATTATCCTCTAGTACAAATAGGGCCTGGATTACTTACTATAAATACAATTGACTCTAAATATTTTTGGGAAGACTACGAAGAGAAGATTTTGGACGCTATTGGAAAGCTTCAAAAAGTATATACATTTAAAGAATCTCACAGTATAAGATTAGTTTTACAATACATAGATCTAGTTAATTTTGACTTTGAAAGAGAGGATATCATTAGCTTTTTAAAAGAAAACCTTAATGTAGTAGTTAGTCAGGAATTCTATAGCCAAAAGCCAGTAACAAAGGGGCTTGCTATAAATTTCATTTTTGAAAATGAACTTGGAACGTTAAATGTCAGCTTTAATCGAGGAAAAAATTTAAAAAATGAAGAAGGGATTGCCATTCAAACTAATATAACTAGTCATGAAGTTAACGTTAGAACTATGGATGTTAAGAATTGGCTTGAAAAGGCACATGAACTTTGTAGCCAACTTTTTAAGCAAATGACCAAAGGAAAGCTTTACAAAGAATTTTCACTTAAAAGTTAA